The Streptomyces phaeolivaceus genome has a window encoding:
- a CDS encoding DUF4097 family beta strand repeat-containing protein, whose amino-acid sequence MARTARTARTTHTARTTRRSRTGAVAVAGLAVALMASVAACGADASADREPERRSFALDGRTLTVDSDDSALELVAADVDEVEVTRWFEGRVMVGGKPRVTWEMKDDRLKLRVECSGMVADCAARHRIEVPRGVAVAVTSDDGSVTAKGFAEPLEVRSADGAVRVADSTGPLELHTDDGSVRALDVESRSVKVSTKDGSVKLELGVVPDLVETLSDDGSISIALPRDTSYRVETGSDDGSVEVSVPRDERSSHVVTAHSQDGSVKVRNVD is encoded by the coding sequence ATGGCACGTACGGCACGTACGGCTCGTACGACACACACGGCACGTACGACGCGCAGGTCACGTACGGGAGCGGTGGCCGTCGCCGGGCTCGCCGTCGCGCTCATGGCGTCCGTCGCCGCGTGCGGGGCCGATGCCTCGGCGGACCGGGAGCCGGAGCGGCGGAGCTTCGCGCTCGACGGACGGACGCTCACGGTCGACTCGGACGACTCCGCGCTGGAACTGGTCGCGGCGGACGTGGACGAGGTCGAGGTGACCCGGTGGTTCGAGGGGCGGGTCATGGTCGGTGGGAAGCCTCGGGTGACCTGGGAGATGAAGGACGACCGGCTGAAGCTGCGGGTGGAGTGCTCCGGCATGGTCGCCGACTGCGCGGCCAGGCACCGGATCGAGGTGCCGCGCGGGGTCGCCGTCGCCGTGACGAGCGACGACGGCAGTGTGACCGCCAAGGGCTTCGCGGAGCCGCTGGAGGTGCGGTCGGCCGACGGTGCCGTACGGGTCGCCGACTCCACCGGGCCGCTGGAGCTGCACACCGACGACGGTTCGGTGCGGGCGCTGGACGTGGAGTCGCGGAGCGTCAAGGTGAGCACGAAGGACGGTTCGGTCAAGCTCGAACTCGGCGTCGTACCGGACCTGGTGGAGACCCTCAGCGACGACGGCTCGATCAGTATCGCCTTGCCGCGCGACACCTCGTACCGGGTCGAGACCGGCAGCGACGACGGTTCCGTGGAGGTGTCGGTGCCGCGTGACGAGCGCAGCTCCCATGTGGTGACCGCCCACAGCCAGGACGGTTCGGTGAAGGTGCGGAACGTGGACTGA
- a CDS encoding DUF4383 domain-containing protein: MATHATHTVRPGKGRHAGSRRRIRIDEHLPVDHRLSRVYRFGAGLMGLFLVVFGVLGLIDKVGWFDTGGDEVVGLNTNGTLSVLSIAVGLLLLVGMVIGGNFASTLNMTLGVLFILSGFANMALLDTDSNFLAFRIQNVLFSFVVGILLMTFGMYGRVGTALPHDNPYWRARHPERAGALPESGTDDGKGAG; the protein is encoded by the coding sequence ATGGCCACACATGCCACGCACACGGTGCGTCCGGGCAAGGGTCGGCACGCGGGTTCCCGACGGCGGATCAGGATCGACGAGCATCTGCCCGTCGATCATCGGCTCAGCAGGGTCTACCGGTTCGGGGCCGGCCTGATGGGGCTGTTCCTGGTCGTCTTCGGCGTCCTCGGCCTGATCGACAAGGTGGGCTGGTTCGACACCGGCGGCGACGAGGTCGTGGGGCTGAACACCAACGGCACGCTGAGCGTGCTGTCGATCGCCGTGGGGCTGCTGCTGCTCGTCGGCATGGTGATCGGCGGGAACTTCGCCTCCACGCTGAACATGACCCTGGGCGTCCTGTTCATCCTGAGCGGCTTCGCCAACATGGCGCTGCTGGACACCGACTCCAACTTCCTGGCGTTCCGCATCCAGAACGTCCTGTTCAGCTTTGTCGTCGGGATCCTGCTGATGACGTTCGGGATGTACGGCAGGGTCGGCACGGCGCTGCCGCACGACAACCCGTACTGGCGGGCCCGTCACCCGGAACGGGCCGGCGCCCTCCCCGAGTCCGGGACGGACGACGGGAAGGGCGCCGGGTGA
- a CDS encoding amidase domain-containing protein, with protein MRSRTLSLAGSTLTAAVLASALLPVTAAHAAASTPKVTKATKDAFGRVADNVLTDRTAVLLGSKAARKALKPTGGVQLSAAQKKSEDGKLTALKGTKSRLAGLGEAYTSADTKVTVDGATVKGKKATVKVTETTSLKYKKIRGDEPASTGFDAHHVLTFTAQANGTWQLTAMRSTDGGAPRINEPVTASADAKLSRSTMAVHQAPKAATTPNPAPKPKTLTGGAYDYRAMATYTEKYWKNYNPAYRKYNSAGGDCTNYLSQGLLAGGWKQISTVTPEEYDTWYYASNGTADAWIGVNEWSWFTQTAKRTTALANVYQMDVGDVMQVDFDKDGSKDHSMMTTYRSSSGVPYLTYHDADTYRRSVASVIASYPTANYFAYRT; from the coding sequence GTGAGATCAAGGACGTTGAGCCTCGCAGGCTCGACCCTCACGGCGGCCGTGCTGGCATCCGCACTGCTGCCCGTCACCGCCGCGCACGCCGCCGCGTCGACGCCCAAGGTCACCAAGGCCACCAAGGACGCCTTCGGTCGTGTCGCGGACAACGTGCTCACCGACCGCACCGCCGTCCTGCTCGGCAGCAAGGCCGCCCGCAAGGCGCTCAAGCCCACCGGTGGCGTCCAGCTGTCCGCAGCTCAGAAGAAGTCCGAGGACGGCAAGCTGACCGCCCTCAAGGGCACCAAGTCCCGCCTGGCCGGGCTGGGCGAGGCCTACACCTCGGCGGACACGAAGGTCACCGTCGACGGCGCCACGGTCAAGGGCAAGAAGGCCACGGTCAAGGTCACCGAGACCACGAGCCTCAAGTACAAGAAGATACGCGGCGACGAGCCCGCCTCCACCGGTTTCGACGCGCACCACGTGCTGACCTTCACCGCGCAGGCGAACGGCACCTGGCAGCTCACCGCGATGCGTTCCACGGACGGCGGCGCCCCGCGCATCAACGAGCCCGTGACCGCCTCGGCGGACGCCAAGCTCAGCCGCTCCACGATGGCCGTGCACCAGGCCCCCAAGGCGGCCACCACGCCCAACCCGGCCCCCAAGCCGAAGACGCTCACCGGCGGCGCCTACGACTACAGGGCGATGGCCACGTACACCGAGAAGTACTGGAAGAACTACAACCCGGCGTACCGCAAGTACAACTCCGCGGGCGGCGACTGCACCAACTACCTCAGCCAGGGCCTCCTGGCGGGCGGCTGGAAGCAGATCTCCACGGTCACGCCCGAGGAGTACGACACCTGGTACTACGCCTCGAACGGTACGGCCGACGCCTGGATAGGCGTCAACGAGTGGTCCTGGTTCACCCAGACCGCCAAGCGGACCACCGCGCTCGCGAACGTCTACCAGATGGACGTCGGCGACGTGATGCAGGTCGACTTCGACAAGGACGGGTCCAAGGACCACTCCATGATGACGACCTACCGCAGCTCCAGCGGCGTCCCGTACCTGACGTACCACGACGCGGACACCTACCGCCGTTCGGTCGCGAGCGTCATCGCCTCGTACCCGACCGCGAACTACTTCGCGTACCGCACCTGA
- a CDS encoding polysaccharide deacetylase family protein, with translation MNPGSKPHKGRRRKARPPRRTTRPQFLTLAALLVVASLVGGYLVLNRSADTAPTASSAGSGSDKGATKKEPVWDGKTKIIGDGSTSYTGPQKGRLKAVPLKKGEKPPQFVVFSWDGALAGDDNLFEHYRQMAKKYDAHMTFFLTGIYLLPKAKRDLYDPPQHDKGAAAISYPTDEHIRTTLAELSEAWKEGNEIGTHFNGHFCGEKGGGDWSVAEWKQEIKEFNDFVANWKTNTGDTDLDPLPFTVDAVKGGRAPCLEGQENLVKAVKDFGYRYDASSPGAYQVWPGKKNGIWDFPLQMLPFNDDYQALSMDFNFLYNQSEGQTDGDPAMYSTWQQETIDTYMAGFNRVYYGSRAPLLIGNHFEQWNGGIYMNAVDEVIKTVCVKKDVKCVSFDELADWMDVQSPQTLANLRGLDPAQAPSDWATVVK, from the coding sequence ATGAACCCTGGCAGCAAGCCGCACAAGGGCCGCCGTCGCAAGGCGCGTCCGCCGCGCCGCACCACCCGCCCCCAGTTCCTGACCCTGGCCGCGCTCCTCGTGGTCGCCTCGCTGGTCGGCGGCTATCTGGTGCTGAATCGTTCGGCCGACACCGCGCCGACCGCTTCGTCGGCCGGCAGCGGCAGCGACAAGGGGGCCACGAAGAAGGAACCCGTCTGGGACGGCAAGACGAAGATCATCGGGGATGGCTCCACCTCCTACACGGGCCCGCAGAAGGGCCGGTTGAAGGCCGTACCGCTCAAGAAGGGCGAGAAGCCGCCGCAGTTCGTCGTCTTCTCCTGGGACGGCGCGCTCGCCGGGGACGACAACCTCTTCGAGCACTACCGGCAGATGGCGAAGAAGTACGACGCCCATATGACGTTCTTCCTCACCGGCATCTATCTGCTGCCCAAGGCGAAGCGGGACCTCTACGACCCGCCGCAGCACGACAAGGGCGCCGCCGCGATCAGCTACCCCACCGACGAGCACATCCGCACCACCCTGGCGGAGCTGAGCGAGGCGTGGAAGGAGGGCAACGAGATAGGCACCCACTTCAACGGCCACTTCTGCGGCGAGAAGGGCGGCGGCGACTGGAGCGTCGCGGAATGGAAGCAGGAGATCAAGGAGTTCAACGACTTCGTCGCCAACTGGAAGACCAACACCGGTGACACCGACCTCGACCCGCTGCCCTTCACCGTCGACGCCGTCAAGGGCGGCCGCGCCCCCTGTCTGGAGGGCCAGGAGAACCTGGTGAAGGCCGTCAAGGACTTCGGCTACCGCTACGACGCCAGCTCGCCCGGCGCCTACCAGGTGTGGCCCGGCAAGAAGAACGGCATCTGGGACTTCCCGCTGCAGATGCTCCCCTTCAACGACGACTACCAGGCCCTGTCGATGGACTTCAACTTCCTCTACAACCAGTCAGAGGGCCAGACCGACGGCGATCCCGCGATGTACTCCACCTGGCAGCAGGAGACCATCGACACCTACATGGCCGGCTTCAACCGCGTGTACTACGGCAGCCGGGCGCCCCTGCTCATCGGCAACCACTTCGAGCAGTGGAACGGCGGCATCTACATGAACGCCGTCGACGAGGTCATCAAGACCGTGTGCGTGAAGAAGGACGTGAAGTGCGTGTCCTTCGACGAACTCGCCGACTGGATGGACGTCCAGTCGCCGCAGACCCTGGCGAACCTGCGCGGGCTCGACCCCGCCCAGGCCCCGTCCGACTGGGCGACCGTGGTGAAGTAG
- a CDS encoding transglycosylase domain-containing protein yields the protein MQLKLPPAPPDETMQLRLPEPGAFDLPQEQPKPGKRGRRKAPRPSVLARFTAVAGSRLAPFAPFARRLRPRYPRPGRTDWRRWVPSWRQSLAAAGLTAGCGGMFLTVAYAATDIPADLNTFATQQDNVYFWSDGTPMARTGWVRRQAMPLKDVPEDVRWAVLSAENASFYSDPGISVSGITRALVRTVGEGDTQGGSTITQQYVKNVYLSQDRSLGRKFDEAMIALKLDNQMSKDEILEGYLNTSWFGRGTYGIQRAAQAYYGKDVSELNVSEAAVLASLLKGAGLYDPTLSKANHERAVERWEWILDRMVAIGKLSKAERAKYTKFPEPIEQSSQYDTGKQTDYLVQLASQYALKASNLTAQEFDRGGYQIYTTFDKDRQNELTDAVTKARKDVRKDNPKKARTAHIGASSVDADGRIVAVYGGPDHRSQGYNESNATTVPSGSAFLPFVYAAGLEHGVVKERGGEATPVTPQTIYDGNDAVPVTTPEGPYWDRDGDQVSAHNDGKKSWGPISLHDALAGSVNTPFMQLGMDTGLDKVRDTAEAAGLLSSSLGAQVPALSVGSATPSAIRMASGYSTFAASGKHTEPYSVRKMTHNGSKVALNTPKPKRAVGSEVAAEVTSALTDAYRAAHPASPGAASYEVAAKGGTTQDDKAAWYVGTADDVSTAVVVYRIDLAKSLEPLPLDGIAGTPNSGIPYDIWSSAMSIG from the coding sequence ATGCAGCTGAAGCTTCCGCCCGCCCCGCCGGACGAGACCATGCAGCTGCGGCTGCCCGAGCCGGGCGCGTTCGACCTTCCGCAGGAGCAGCCGAAACCGGGAAAGAGGGGCAGACGCAAGGCGCCCAGGCCGTCTGTTCTGGCCAGATTCACCGCCGTCGCCGGCTCCCGGCTGGCGCCTTTCGCCCCGTTCGCCCGCCGGCTGCGCCCGCGGTACCCGCGTCCCGGCCGTACGGACTGGCGGCGCTGGGTGCCGTCCTGGCGGCAGTCGCTGGCCGCCGCGGGGCTGACCGCGGGCTGCGGCGGCATGTTCCTGACCGTCGCCTACGCCGCCACGGACATACCGGCCGACCTCAACACCTTCGCCACCCAGCAGGACAATGTGTACTTCTGGTCCGACGGCACGCCGATGGCCCGCACCGGCTGGGTGCGGCGGCAGGCGATGCCGTTGAAGGACGTCCCCGAGGACGTGCGCTGGGCGGTCCTCTCGGCGGAGAACGCGAGCTTCTACTCCGACCCCGGTATCTCCGTCAGCGGTATCACCCGCGCCCTGGTGCGGACCGTCGGCGAGGGCGACACCCAGGGCGGCTCGACGATCACCCAGCAGTACGTGAAGAACGTGTACCTGTCGCAGGATCGTTCGCTCGGCCGCAAGTTCGACGAGGCGATGATCGCCCTCAAGCTCGACAACCAGATGAGCAAGGACGAGATCCTGGAGGGCTACCTCAACACCAGCTGGTTCGGCCGCGGCACCTACGGCATCCAGCGGGCCGCCCAGGCGTACTACGGCAAGGACGTCAGCGAGCTGAACGTCAGCGAGGCCGCGGTCCTCGCCTCCCTCCTCAAGGGCGCGGGCCTCTACGACCCCACCCTGAGCAAGGCCAACCACGAGCGGGCGGTCGAGCGCTGGGAGTGGATCCTGGACCGGATGGTCGCCATCGGCAAGCTGTCCAAGGCCGAGCGCGCCAAGTACACCAAGTTCCCCGAGCCGATCGAACAGTCCAGCCAGTACGACACCGGAAAGCAGACCGACTACCTGGTGCAGCTGGCCTCCCAGTACGCGCTGAAGGCCTCGAACCTCACGGCCCAGGAGTTCGACCGGGGCGGCTACCAGATCTACACGACCTTCGACAAGGACCGGCAGAACGAGCTGACCGACGCCGTGACCAAGGCACGCAAGGACGTGCGCAAGGACAACCCGAAGAAGGCGCGGACCGCCCACATCGGCGCCTCCTCGGTCGACGCCGACGGGCGGATCGTCGCCGTGTACGGCGGCCCCGACCACCGCAGCCAGGGCTACAACGAGTCCAACGCGACCACCGTCCCGTCCGGCTCGGCCTTCCTGCCGTTCGTCTACGCGGCCGGTCTGGAACACGGTGTCGTGAAGGAACGCGGCGGCGAGGCTACACCTGTCACCCCGCAGACGATCTACGACGGGAACGACGCCGTCCCGGTGACCACCCCCGAGGGGCCGTACTGGGACCGGGACGGCGACCAGGTCTCCGCCCACAACGACGGCAAGAAGTCCTGGGGCCCGATCAGCCTGCACGACGCGCTCGCCGGATCGGTGAACACCCCGTTCATGCAACTGGGCATGGACACCGGCCTGGACAAGGTGCGCGACACCGCCGAGGCCGCCGGACTGCTCTCCTCCAGCCTGGGCGCCCAGGTGCCCGCGCTGTCCGTGGGCAGCGCCACGCCCAGCGCGATCCGTATGGCCAGCGGCTACAGCACCTTCGCCGCCTCGGGGAAGCACACCGAGCCGTACTCCGTGCGGAAGATGACCCACAACGGGTCCAAGGTCGCCCTGAACACCCCCAAGCCGAAACGGGCCGTGGGCTCCGAGGTGGCCGCCGAGGTGACGTCGGCGCTCACCGACGCCTACCGCGCCGCCCACCCCGCCTCGCCCGGTGCCGCCTCCTACGAGGTGGCCGCCAAGGGCGGCACCACCCAGGACGACAAGGCCGCCTGGTATGTCGGAACGGCCGACGACGTGTCCACCGCCGTCGTCGTCTACCGCATCGACCTCGCCAAGAGCCTGGAGCCGCTGCCGCTCGACGGGATCGCCGGAACACCCAATTCCGGAATCCCCTACGACATCTGGTCCAGTGCGATGAGTATCGGCTGA
- a CDS encoding FmdB family zinc ribbon protein yields the protein MPRYEYRCRTCGDTFELSRPMAESSAPADCPDGHSDTVKLLSTVAVGGSAVASAPTPRTGGGGGGCCGGGCCG from the coding sequence ATGCCTCGCTACGAGTACCGCTGCCGGACCTGCGGCGACACCTTCGAACTGAGCCGCCCGATGGCCGAGTCGTCCGCCCCCGCGGACTGCCCCGATGGCCACTCCGACACGGTCAAGCTTCTGTCGACGGTCGCCGTCGGAGGGTCGGCCGTCGCGTCCGCACCCACGCCCCGGACAGGCGGCGGCGGTGGCGGGTGCTGCGGAGGCGGCTGCTGCGGTTGA
- a CDS encoding DedA family protein, translating to MQAESMSGAPLWIIGLMDLLGAPGAGLAVALENLFPPIPSEVVLPLAGFAASTGQISLLAALLWTTAGSVVGALALYGVGAALGRERTVAIAARLPLVKVSDIERTEAWFLRHGTKAIFFGRMIPVFRSLISVPAGVERMPLPVFTLLTALGSALWNTAFVLAGYFLGANWTEVTAIASTYSKIVLAGAALAVLAFAVARFLKRRRPSSGARGADTSGSAARARQATTNPQPETHSTPTP from the coding sequence ATGCAAGCGGAGTCGATGAGCGGCGCGCCCCTGTGGATCATCGGTCTGATGGATCTGCTGGGCGCGCCGGGCGCGGGCCTCGCGGTCGCGCTGGAGAACCTCTTCCCGCCGATCCCCAGCGAGGTCGTCCTCCCCCTCGCCGGCTTCGCCGCGAGCACCGGGCAGATCAGCCTCCTGGCCGCCCTGCTGTGGACCACCGCCGGTTCGGTCGTCGGCGCCCTCGCCCTCTACGGCGTCGGCGCCGCCCTCGGCCGCGAGCGCACGGTCGCCATCGCCGCCAGGCTGCCCCTGGTCAAGGTCTCGGACATCGAGCGGACGGAGGCGTGGTTCCTCCGGCACGGCACCAAGGCGATCTTCTTCGGCCGGATGATCCCCGTCTTCCGCAGCCTGATCTCCGTCCCCGCCGGCGTGGAACGCATGCCCCTGCCGGTCTTCACCCTCCTCACCGCCCTCGGCAGCGCCCTGTGGAACACGGCCTTCGTCCTGGCCGGCTACTTCCTGGGCGCCAACTGGACAGAGGTGACGGCGATAGCCTCGACCTACTCCAAGATCGTCCTGGCGGGAGCGGCCCTGGCGGTCCTGGCGTTCGCGGTGGCCCGCTTCCTGAAGAGGCGCAGGCCCTCTTCAGGGGCGCGGGGCGCTGACACAAGCGGCTCCGCCGCGCGGGCGCGACAAGCCACGACGAACCCACAGCCCGAAACGCACAGCACCCCCACCCCCTGA
- a CDS encoding HAD family hydrolase has translation MPGPRVLVASDLDRTLIYSSAALALTMPDARAPRLLTVEVHESRPLSYMTETAARLLAELGDTAVFVPTTTRTRKQYQRINLPGPEPAYAICANGGHLLVDGVTDTAWHERVTARLARECAPLAEVRDHLEATADPVWLRKLRVAEELFVYLVVERELLPEEWVKGFAVWAENRGWTVSLQGRKLYAVPRPLTKSAAMREVARRTGVELTLAAGDSLLDADLLLAADRAWRPGHGELADEGFVGPTVAALPERGVVAGERILREFLRAVRER, from the coding sequence ATGCCCGGTCCCAGGGTTCTCGTCGCGAGCGATCTCGACCGTACGCTCATCTACTCGTCCGCCGCGCTCGCGCTGACCATGCCGGACGCGCGGGCGCCCCGGCTGCTCACCGTCGAGGTGCACGAGAGCAGGCCGCTGTCGTACATGACGGAGACGGCCGCGCGGCTGCTCGCCGAGCTGGGGGACACGGCGGTGTTCGTGCCGACCACGACCCGCACGCGCAAGCAGTACCAGCGGATCAATCTGCCCGGCCCGGAGCCGGCCTACGCGATCTGCGCCAACGGCGGGCATCTGCTGGTGGACGGTGTCACGGACACCGCCTGGCACGAGCGGGTCACCGCGCGGCTCGCGCGGGAGTGCGCGCCGCTCGCCGAGGTCCGGGACCACCTGGAGGCCACGGCGGACCCGGTGTGGCTGCGCAAGCTGCGGGTCGCGGAGGAGCTGTTCGTCTATCTCGTCGTGGAGCGCGAGCTGCTGCCCGAGGAGTGGGTGAAGGGGTTCGCGGTGTGGGCCGAGAACCGCGGGTGGACCGTGTCGCTCCAGGGCCGCAAGCTCTACGCGGTGCCGAGGCCGTTGACCAAGTCGGCGGCGATGCGGGAGGTCGCGCGGCGGACCGGGGTGGAGTTGACCTTGGCCGCGGGGGATTCGCTGCTCGACGCGGATCTGTTGCTGGCGGCGGATCGGGCCTGGCGGCCGGGGCACGGGGAGCTGGCGGACGAGGGGTTCGTGGGGCCGACGGTTGCCGCGCTGCCGGAGCGGGGTGTGGTGGCCGGGGAGCGGATTCTTCGGGAGTTCTTGCGGGCCGTGCGGGAGCGCTGA